From the genome of Candidatus Nitrosocosmicus oleophilus, one region includes:
- a CDS encoding SemiSWEET family sugar transporter — protein sequence MLNIAGWMVDTLLTLIGLLATAFSVASTLPQIRKALKTRDTEDVSIRFLAVLIVGLFLWAIYGLGRADNVIIIGNTIGLILNICMLALKIMYSRKPLEEG from the coding sequence ATGTTAAACATTGCAGGGTGGATGGTAGATACGCTATTAACTTTAATAGGACTTTTGGCCACTGCATTTTCGGTTGCAAGTACTTTACCTCAGATCAGAAAGGCATTAAAAACAAGGGATACTGAGGATGTTTCTATTCGTTTTCTTGCTGTATTGATAGTTGGCCTTTTTCTGTGGGCCATATATGGACTCGGAAGAGCAGATAATGTCATCATTATTGGCAATACCATTGGTTTAATACTAAACATTTGTATGCTAGCACTTAAGATAATGTATTCAAGAAAACCATTGGAGGAAGGTTGA
- a CDS encoding potassium channel family protein, translated as MRSDRLYRILEKYPVVAPTIVASFIIFFGGIGVYLVEHDHPGTNITNLGDAFWWAIVTITTVGYGEYFPLTFVGRVIGVLVMLSGIGTAVMIVTIISERRLKHLEARLKPKTDGHLGLFGTDTKTDIKIKIDGIEKLSEEDFNNLITMMKSLRLTLLEESKNLFKCSRCSNISYDKPKFCSNCGLEIT; from the coding sequence ATGAGAAGTGACCGCCTTTATAGAATCCTAGAAAAGTACCCTGTTGTTGCACCTACCATTGTAGCATCATTTATCATATTTTTTGGAGGTATTGGGGTATATCTAGTCGAACACGATCATCCGGGCACTAATATAACTAACTTAGGCGACGCCTTTTGGTGGGCCATAGTTACAATCACAACTGTAGGATATGGCGAATATTTTCCTCTCACCTTTGTTGGCCGAGTGATAGGTGTATTAGTAATGCTCTCAGGAATCGGGACTGCAGTGATGATAGTAACTATTATTTCAGAAAGAAGACTAAAGCATTTAGAGGCAAGGTTAAAACCAAAGACTGATGGACATCTAGGATTATTTGGTACAGATACAAAGACAGATATAAAAATCAAAATTGACGGGATAGAAAAGTTATCCGAGGAGGATTTTAACAACCTGATCACCATGATGAAAAGTCTGCGTCTTACCTTACTCGAAGAGTCCAAGAACTTATTCAAATGTTCCCGGTGTAGTAACATTTCTTATGACAAACCTAAATTTTGCAGTAACTGTGGCCTTGAGATTACTTAG
- a CDS encoding ArsA family ATPase has product MRLIIYTGKGGTGKTVNSCSTAIKLADLNHKTLIISSDPAHTLEDAFVVSAVGNKPIKVLDGLYALQVDPVLELAENYGAILSYVASIFSRRGLDETLSYEIAMLPGMTQLFSLLRIEEFIRHDKFDCIVLDMPASGEALRYLYFPKLVGNIGEKLLGFTGVFSGFAKMFQPFSSFAQIPPDVIQVEINLLKRLELLSKIIIDPKITSLRLIVNPDTFSIENAKRALMSANLYGINVDVVIINKIFPSDVPNSYFTRWIEYQSRKIQEAKTSFYPLHIIEERFYEKELKGIEMLRENAEAIFDNEDPSRVFYSDKVFEFVKSGSTLILRLKAPFTNKDNFEINRYGDNLAIKVLGATGYIVNVIPLPVATITMKLFEVKIHDGIIEVTFKE; this is encoded by the coding sequence GTGAGATTAATAATTTATACCGGAAAGGGTGGTACAGGAAAGACAGTTAATTCATGCTCTACTGCTATAAAACTTGCAGATCTAAACCATAAAACTTTGATAATATCTTCAGATCCTGCGCATACTTTAGAAGATGCATTTGTGGTAAGTGCTGTAGGAAATAAGCCCATTAAGGTATTGGATGGTCTGTACGCATTACAAGTAGACCCAGTCCTTGAATTGGCAGAAAATTATGGTGCTATTTTATCCTATGTTGCATCGATATTCTCTAGAAGAGGATTAGATGAAACCTTATCCTATGAGATAGCAATGCTTCCTGGAATGACACAACTATTTTCGTTGCTAAGAATTGAAGAATTCATACGTCATGATAAATTTGATTGTATAGTTTTGGATATGCCTGCTTCTGGGGAAGCTTTGAGATATTTGTATTTTCCTAAACTTGTTGGAAATATTGGAGAAAAACTGTTAGGCTTTACTGGAGTCTTTAGTGGATTTGCAAAAATGTTCCAACCCTTCTCTTCTTTTGCGCAGATTCCTCCTGATGTGATTCAAGTGGAGATAAATTTACTTAAACGACTTGAACTTTTATCAAAAATAATAATTGATCCTAAAATTACGAGCTTGAGACTAATAGTTAACCCAGATACATTTAGTATCGAAAATGCAAAGAGGGCTCTTATGTCTGCAAATCTGTATGGTATTAATGTTGATGTTGTAATAATTAATAAGATATTTCCTAGTGATGTTCCTAATAGCTATTTTACTAGGTGGATAGAATATCAAAGTAGAAAAATTCAAGAGGCAAAAACCAGTTTCTATCCATTGCATATCATAGAAGAAAGGTTTTATGAAAAAGAACTTAAAGGAATTGAGATGTTAAGGGAAAATGCAGAAGCAATTTTTGATAATGAAGATCCATCAAGAGTCTTTTACTCCGATAAGGTTTTTGAATTCGTAAAAAGTGGCTCGACTTTAATCTTGAGGTTAAAGGCCCCATTCACAAACAAAGACAATTTTGAGATAAATCGATATGGCGACAATCTTGCAATTAAAGTTCTAGGTGCCACAGGTTATATTGTCAATGTTATCCCATTACCTGTAGCTACTATAACCATGAAACTTTTTGAAGTGAAGATCCATGATGGTATAATTGAAGTAACCTTTAAAGAATAA
- a CDS encoding flavin reductase family protein, with translation MDLPWGDPRSNKFATSIGLITSNGPHGHDIMACEWTHHLSYRPGLIAVSLGPTKATVENIRTLKEFGINLCATDQTILASVAGGYSGRDYDKINALKDLGFQFYQADTIDVLMVRGASLSVECKLFKEVKFGDHVMLIGEVSEAIHDSEKESLIYNNGKYWSLQEIDKPHKDTRQNIRDILKKHSKHSQQ, from the coding sequence ATGGATTTACCTTGGGGTGATCCCCGTTCAAATAAATTCGCTACATCAATAGGTTTGATAACATCGAATGGCCCTCATGGTCATGATATCATGGCTTGTGAATGGACTCATCATCTTTCCTATAGACCTGGGCTTATAGCGGTTTCTTTAGGACCCACAAAGGCCACAGTCGAAAACATCAGAACCTTAAAAGAATTTGGAATTAACTTATGTGCGACTGATCAAACAATACTTGCTAGTGTGGCTGGAGGATATAGTGGAAGAGACTATGACAAAATTAATGCTTTAAAGGATTTAGGGTTTCAGTTCTATCAAGCAGACACTATAGATGTATTGATGGTGAGGGGGGCTTCATTAAGTGTTGAATGCAAATTATTCAAAGAGGTCAAATTTGGCGATCATGTAATGTTAATAGGAGAGGTATCAGAGGCAATACATGATTCTGAAAAAGAATCATTAATCTACAATAATGGAAAATATTGGTCTCTACAAGAAATAGATAAACCTCATAAAGACACACGTCAAAATATTAGAGATATTCTAAAAAAACATAGCAAACACTCTCAACAATAA
- a CDS encoding CAP family protein: protein MNQISISLIFLIMISMVLPTSAIMYASGARTNPDDNSDASDSGSTDNSDASDSGSTDNSDASDSGSTDNSDASDSGSTDNSDASDSGSTDNNADLSTTISENNPSIPTESTLSNNTGNAADIVNTILGIHNRDRADVGVPPLTWSDSLAASAQTWAEHMATIDQMVHSDDFSYGENIAGQSHGNSPGNLDTLTKMVESWAVEKENWHGGVLTEENAPMVGHYTQMVWKDTKQVGCGVASASVNDYLVCHYSPTGNSVGKAPY from the coding sequence ATGAATCAAATAAGTATTTCATTGATATTCTTAATCATGATTTCAATGGTTTTACCTACTTCAGCAATCATGTATGCTAGTGGGGCCAGGACTAACCCCGATGATAATAGTGACGCATCAGATAGCGGGTCTACTGATAATAGTGACGCATCAGATAGCGGGTCTACTGATAATAGTGACGCATCAGATAGCGGGTCTACTGATAATAGTGACGCATCAGATAGCGGGTCTACTGATAATAGTGACGCATCAGATAGCGGGTCTACTGATAATAATGCTGATTTATCAACGACAATTTCGGAAAATAATCCCTCTATCCCCACTGAATCTACGTTGAGTAACAATACCGGAAATGCAGCGGATATCGTCAACACTATCTTGGGGATCCATAACCGCGACCGTGCTGACGTTGGAGTTCCACCACTAACCTGGAGTGATAGCCTCGCCGCCAGCGCCCAGACTTGGGCCGAACATATGGCGACGATCGATCAAATGGTCCACTCGGACGACTTTTCATATGGCGAGAACATAGCTGGGCAGAGCCATGGGAATTCTCCAGGGAACCTAGATACTTTGACCAAAATGGTCGAGAGTTGGGCCGTCGAAAAGGAGAATTGGCATGGTGGCGTATTGACAGAGGAGAATGCACCTATGGTAGGTCATTACACGCAGATGGTATGGAAGGACACAAAACAGGTCGGTTGTGGTGTAGCGTCAGCCAGTGTCAATGACTATTTAGTATGCCATTACAGTCCCACTGGCAACTCCGTTGGGAAAGCACCGTATTAG
- a CDS encoding TenA family transcriptional regulator, translated as MDQINAEIEKGSLLKHKFYQMWQEGKLTLDHLAGYSKEYYQLVKNVPQLVENTLINNKSEKYDNLIRSNLQEERDHIEPWIEFASSLNVRSEELNEYPGETSTRKAVDSLLEISKSSFEEGVASLYAFEKELPKISETKSKGLIEFYNKVDDDSHRYFTIHKEVDIYHAKVWENILNDCSEDKHQTILNAVKISLAAQNNLLDSVYSKYVGQDLEA; from the coding sequence ATGGATCAAATTAATGCTGAGATTGAAAAAGGTAGTTTGTTGAAGCATAAGTTTTACCAGATGTGGCAAGAAGGTAAGCTTACTTTAGATCATTTGGCTGGCTATTCAAAAGAATATTATCAACTTGTAAAAAATGTGCCACAACTTGTTGAGAACACACTCATCAATAACAAGAGTGAAAAGTATGATAATCTGATCAGGAGCAATTTACAAGAAGAAAGAGACCATATTGAACCGTGGATTGAGTTTGCATCGTCATTAAATGTAAGATCAGAGGAATTGAACGAGTATCCTGGAGAAACCTCGACGAGAAAAGCTGTAGATAGTCTACTAGAAATTTCTAAATCGTCTTTCGAAGAGGGAGTTGCAAGTCTTTATGCTTTTGAAAAAGAATTACCTAAGATCAGTGAAACTAAGAGCAAAGGGCTTATAGAATTTTACAATAAAGTTGACGATGATTCTCATCGCTACTTCACTATTCACAAGGAAGTTGATATTTATCATGCCAAAGTTTGGGAGAATATATTAAACGATTGCTCTGAAGACAAACACCAAACAATACTAAATGCTGTCAAAATTTCTTTGGCCGCCCAGAATAATCTATTAGATTCGGTTTATAGCAAATATGTAGGACAAGATCTTGAGGCATAA
- a CDS encoding DUF7521 family protein produces MNLIILIHVILGFILVYFAIRAYKRSRYVPMIYLAAGFLLITIGDTIIGDSLVFADEKSKEMIEEIVEIFGFVLVIIAVLKS; encoded by the coding sequence ATGAATCTCATTATATTAATCCATGTTATACTAGGATTCATTCTCGTTTATTTTGCCATTCGGGCTTATAAGAGGAGTAGGTATGTCCCAATGATCTATCTTGCAGCTGGTTTCTTACTAATAACAATAGGAGATACAATAATCGGTGACTCACTAGTTTTTGCGGATGAAAAAAGTAAAGAGATGATAGAAGAAATAGTAGAAATATTTGGGTTTGTATTAGTAATAATTGCCGTGTTAAAGAGTTGA
- a CDS encoding helix-turn-helix transcriptional regulator produces the protein MSAPSPEDILSFLTDNTSLTILKFLDGKEYSTQQIASNLEIPLSSAYRKVNKLEQLKIIKKTKIIRKMDGTDESFYTSWIDEVQINFKNNRITCKIKNKEHQDKIVRLWQGFRHN, from the coding sequence TTGAGCGCTCCATCACCAGAAGATATCTTATCCTTTTTGACAGATAACACTAGTTTAACTATTTTGAAATTTCTTGATGGAAAAGAATACAGTACTCAACAAATTGCATCTAATTTAGAAATACCCTTATCTTCAGCTTATAGAAAAGTAAACAAGTTAGAACAGCTAAAGATAATAAAAAAAACAAAAATTATCCGTAAAATGGATGGAACTGATGAATCATTCTATACATCTTGGATTGATGAAGTCCAAATAAACTTCAAAAACAATAGAATTACTTGCAAGATCAAAAATAAAGAGCACCAAGATAAAATAGTTCGGTTATGGCAGGGCTTCAGACACAATTAA
- a CDS encoding patatin-like phospholipase family protein: MSSINRALIFQGGGSLGAYEAGAYKAMNEDVSAYLKREGRGQEPLFHIVSGTSIGSINAALLVSYVKENKTWEGSGERLIEFWEYLSTKSTVDNMPHFKDYWDFWHRLDRRIASGESARRYYSTKEFIMKGVPNVFVPQTPSLDNRFFDPSNTWYLYDSKPLKDSLEKFAKFPISTSFENNEPRLLLVAVDVQEATPVVFDSYEKEDGTRKSEYGKYGRVRSDGSLSKNSDIRAFEHVIRYDDGIQSDFVLASCSVPVNYDYTKLNVETRMLVKEGPDGSRTMEDNNQPTSNGATNLRYFWDGGLLANTPLRQTILAHRDYWIRVRKLEHEIPRLRYGIINLHPAKQEYLPTDYDGVVDRKNDIIYHDRTLFDENVAILLSDFAMFAKSLMSLAEEMGASKEVLKRMLEEKTRVIYLGTGEQVSYKDLLKGRVDVDFVVRLERKNDTHTISNKTFDFSESTIRQLIQDGYKETKEQMKEVIARVRREFSNT, from the coding sequence TTGTCTAGTATAAATAGAGCCTTGATATTTCAAGGAGGAGGTTCACTTGGGGCTTATGAAGCAGGCGCATACAAGGCTATGAACGAGGATGTTTCAGCATATTTAAAAAGAGAGGGGAGAGGCCAAGAGCCTTTATTTCATATAGTTTCTGGGACCTCGATAGGTTCGATAAACGCTGCTTTATTGGTAAGCTATGTGAAAGAAAACAAAACATGGGAAGGATCTGGTGAAAGGCTAATAGAATTTTGGGAATACCTGTCTACTAAGTCAACGGTTGATAATATGCCCCACTTTAAAGACTATTGGGATTTTTGGCATAGATTGGATAGACGAATTGCTTCAGGAGAGTCTGCAAGAAGATATTACAGCACTAAGGAATTTATTATGAAGGGAGTCCCTAACGTATTTGTACCCCAAACACCTTCGTTAGATAATAGGTTTTTTGATCCATCAAATACTTGGTATCTTTATGATAGTAAACCACTAAAAGACAGCTTGGAAAAGTTTGCCAAATTCCCTATCTCTACAAGCTTTGAAAATAATGAACCAAGGCTCTTGTTAGTTGCTGTTGACGTACAAGAGGCTACTCCGGTGGTTTTCGATAGTTACGAGAAGGAAGATGGAACAAGAAAATCAGAATACGGAAAATATGGTAGAGTGAGATCCGATGGTTCTTTATCAAAGAATTCAGATATTAGGGCATTTGAACACGTTATAAGATATGACGATGGTATCCAATCGGATTTCGTTTTGGCCAGCTGTTCCGTCCCAGTAAATTATGATTATACCAAACTGAATGTGGAAACTCGTATGTTAGTAAAAGAAGGCCCAGATGGCAGCCGAACCATGGAGGATAATAATCAACCGACTTCTAATGGCGCTACCAACTTGCGTTATTTCTGGGATGGTGGACTACTAGCTAATACTCCATTACGGCAAACCATCTTGGCTCACAGAGATTACTGGATCAGAGTTAGGAAATTAGAACATGAAATTCCCAGACTCAGATATGGTATAATAAATCTTCATCCAGCAAAACAAGAATATCTTCCTACTGACTATGATGGGGTTGTTGACAGAAAGAATGATATCATATATCATGACAGAACGCTGTTTGATGAAAATGTCGCAATTCTTTTATCCGATTTTGCTATGTTCGCAAAGTCTTTAATGAGTTTAGCAGAAGAAATGGGTGCAAGCAAAGAGGTATTAAAAAGAATGTTGGAGGAAAAAACTAGGGTTATATATCTTGGTACTGGCGAACAAGTAAGTTATAAGGATTTACTAAAGGGTAGGGTAGATGTTGATTTCGTTGTTCGTTTGGAACGGAAGAACGATACTCATACTATTTCAAATAAGACATTTGACTTTTCGGAAAGTACGATTCGACAGCTAATACAAGATGGATATAAAGAGACCAAGGAGCAGATGAAAGAAGTAATTGCTAGAGTAAGAAGAGAATTCTCTAATACATAG